A genomic region of Vibrio sp. 10N contains the following coding sequences:
- a CDS encoding transporter substrate-binding domain-containing protein translates to MKRTLKHLVKAASTVAIGLAVSFGATANETPNLDKINERGTLRVGMSTFVPWAMRDKQGELIGFEIDVAKRLAEDSGWKVEFVPTAWDGIIPALLSQKFDVIIGGMSITPERSKSVLFTAPYSHSGVQVAASKALAGDFSKIEDFDSRRVKIAARRGAFTVQVARETFPKAKVLQFDDDAQAFQEVLNGNAHAVIASSPKPEHEAVKHADALFIPFSERLSKGNEAFAVRLGEDDKKAFFDEWIKARTDDGWLKERYEYWFSTLDWQDQIAGGQ, encoded by the coding sequence ATGAAAAGGACACTCAAACATCTAGTAAAAGCAGCCAGTACCGTCGCAATTGGCCTTGCAGTTTCATTTGGCGCAACAGCTAACGAGACACCTAACCTGGATAAAATCAATGAACGAGGCACATTGCGAGTGGGAATGTCGACATTCGTCCCTTGGGCCATGCGTGACAAACAAGGCGAGCTTATTGGCTTCGAAATCGATGTAGCGAAGCGTCTAGCTGAAGACTCTGGCTGGAAAGTGGAGTTTGTCCCAACCGCATGGGATGGCATTATTCCAGCACTACTTTCTCAAAAGTTCGATGTGATCATTGGCGGAATGTCGATTACCCCAGAGCGCTCAAAAAGCGTGTTATTCACCGCCCCTTATTCGCACTCTGGTGTGCAAGTTGCCGCAAGCAAAGCACTGGCGGGCGACTTTTCTAAGATCGAAGACTTTGACTCGCGTCGTGTGAAGATCGCGGCTAGACGTGGTGCATTTACCGTTCAAGTGGCACGCGAAACTTTCCCGAAAGCCAAAGTTCTACAATTTGATGATGATGCCCAAGCATTTCAAGAAGTATTGAATGGTAATGCCCACGCGGTGATTGCATCAAGCCCAAAACCAGAGCACGAAGCTGTGAAGCATGCTGATGCGTTGTTCATTCCATTTAGCGAACGTCTTTCTAAGGGCAATGAAGCCTTTGCCGTACGTCTGGGCGAAGACGATAAGAAAGCTTTCTTCGATGAGTGGATCAAAGCAAGAACGGATGATGGCTGGCTCAAAGAGCGTTATGAGTACTGGTTCTCAACATTAGACTGGCAAGATCAAATCGCAGGCGGACAATAA
- a CDS encoding amino acid ABC transporter ATP-binding protein: MNAVQFNNVNKWFGDFQALNAIELEVKQGEIVVICGPSGSGKSTLIRCINGLEAYNSGDIQVLGHDVSSKSIKPGQVGMVFQHFNLFPHLTVLENLTLSPMRTLKLSKQQAESRAMEMLERVKIAEQAGKYPSQLSGGQQQRVAIARSLCMKPDILLFDEPTSALDPEMISEVLNVMVELAEEGMTMLCVTHEMGFAKRVAHNVIFMDEGQIVESAPPSQIFDTPQHPRTKAFLDKILNH; this comes from the coding sequence GTGAACGCAGTACAATTTAACAACGTCAATAAATGGTTTGGAGACTTTCAAGCTCTGAACGCTATCGAGCTCGAAGTCAAACAAGGCGAAATCGTCGTAATTTGTGGCCCTTCTGGCTCAGGAAAATCCACACTGATCCGCTGTATCAACGGATTAGAAGCCTATAACTCTGGTGACATTCAAGTGCTCGGCCACGATGTGAGCTCTAAGAGCATCAAGCCAGGACAAGTCGGCATGGTGTTTCAGCATTTTAACCTTTTCCCACATCTTACCGTGCTTGAAAACCTCACACTTTCACCAATGCGCACGCTTAAACTGTCAAAACAGCAAGCAGAATCACGCGCTATGGAAATGCTTGAACGGGTGAAAATTGCCGAACAAGCCGGTAAATACCCTTCCCAGCTATCTGGCGGTCAGCAGCAACGTGTCGCCATTGCGCGCTCTTTGTGCATGAAGCCTGACATTCTGCTCTTTGATGAACCGACATCAGCGCTCGATCCAGAGATGATTAGCGAAGTGCTCAATGTCATGGTTGAGCTCGCCGAAGAAGGCATGACCATGCTCTGTGTTACTCATGAAATGGGGTTTGCTAAGCGTGTCGCACATAACGTTATTTTTATGGATGAAGGGCAAATAGTCGAGTCGGCACCACCGAGCCAAATATTCGATACCCCACAACACCCTCGCACAAAGGCGTTTTTGGATAAGATCTTAAATCACTAA
- a CDS encoding amino acid ABC transporter permease, protein MVFKVIKPALSAILQIALVAIAIAWLLDSGAEAMGYRWQWERVPDYLAFYEDGEWWPAELLEGLMVTIKLSALALLFTLLFGLITALLKTSNSVVGRAIAHCYVEGIRNTPLLVQIYLLYFVFGPIIGLDRFSTAMFALALFQGAYTAEILRAGLNSVPKGQFEACRSIGLSRFYTYYDVILPQVVRRTLPPLTNEVVSLIKNSSIVSVMAIFDLTTEGRNIVAETAMPFEIWFTVAAIYLVLTLTLSGFSAWLEYRLSQEKRS, encoded by the coding sequence ATGGTATTCAAAGTTATAAAACCGGCATTGTCGGCCATCCTACAAATCGCATTGGTTGCGATCGCCATAGCTTGGCTTCTGGATAGCGGCGCGGAGGCCATGGGATATCGCTGGCAATGGGAGCGTGTTCCCGACTACCTAGCATTTTATGAAGATGGTGAGTGGTGGCCCGCAGAGCTACTGGAAGGTTTGATGGTCACCATCAAACTGAGCGCGTTAGCCTTACTGTTCACCCTACTATTCGGTCTGATTACCGCACTGTTGAAGACCTCAAATTCAGTAGTCGGGCGCGCGATAGCGCATTGCTACGTTGAGGGTATTCGTAACACTCCGCTATTGGTCCAGATCTATTTACTTTATTTCGTGTTTGGCCCCATCATTGGTCTGGATAGATTTTCTACCGCGATGTTTGCCTTAGCACTGTTCCAAGGCGCTTACACAGCAGAAATTCTGCGCGCAGGTCTTAACAGCGTGCCGAAAGGTCAATTTGAAGCCTGCCGCTCTATCGGCCTGTCTCGCTTTTACACCTACTACGACGTGATATTGCCACAAGTGGTGCGCCGCACTCTGCCCCCACTCACCAACGAAGTGGTTTCACTGATTAAAAACTCATCCATCGTCAGCGTAATGGCGATTTTTGACCTCACTACCGAAGGGCGCAATATCGTGGCGGAAACCGCGATGCCGTTTGAGATTTGGTTTACCGTTGCCGCGATTTATCTCGTGCTGACGCTGACTTTGTCTGGATTCTCTGCCTGGCTTGAATACCGTTTAAGTCAAGAGAAGCGGTCATAA